Proteins co-encoded in one Dehalobacter sp. genomic window:
- a CDS encoding ABC transporter substrate-binding protein, protein MKRKFKGFTGSMVVALLLAVSLILGGCSSGKSSTAGSETAEPYKVGAVLDISGTSSSLGTPERDTLLMMVDKINAEGGIQGHPIELIIEDNKSDETEAVLAANKLIEKGVLAVLGGSSSGTSMAIIKTVQDAQTPMISLAAASSIVEPVAERQWVFKTAQSDIVMINKIMEYLKKNNMTKIAFMYMNNAYGDNGKKAISAAAPPNGITIVAEEKFDATDNDMTPQLTNIKSSGAQAVVVWAIPPSASILTKNYKDLGLTIPLIHSHGVGNQKFIELAKDAADGVILPIGKLPVADQIADSDPQKAVLTSYINDYQNKYNTAPNSFGGYAADALSLLVKAIEKAGPDRSAIRDELEKTQGLVGVSGVFNMSEQNHNGLSEDSAVLVQIEDSKWKILQ, encoded by the coding sequence ATGAAAAGAAAGTTCAAAGGTTTCACAGGGAGTATGGTAGTAGCTTTATTATTGGCGGTCAGCCTGATATTGGGGGGCTGCAGCTCCGGGAAGAGCAGTACGGCAGGCAGTGAGACAGCAGAACCTTACAAAGTGGGTGCGGTTCTCGATATCAGCGGGACTTCCTCTTCTTTGGGCACACCTGAACGCGATACACTGTTGATGATGGTGGACAAAATCAATGCCGAAGGCGGTATTCAAGGCCATCCGATTGAACTGATCATTGAGGACAATAAAAGTGATGAGACTGAGGCTGTACTTGCTGCGAATAAGCTGATCGAAAAAGGCGTCCTTGCAGTTTTAGGCGGCAGCTCCAGCGGAACCTCGATGGCCATCATTAAAACTGTCCAGGATGCGCAAACTCCGATGATTTCTCTGGCAGCAGCCAGCAGCATCGTTGAACCGGTTGCTGAAAGACAATGGGTATTTAAAACAGCCCAGAGCGATATTGTCATGATCAATAAAATCATGGAATATCTCAAGAAGAATAACATGACGAAGATTGCCTTTATGTATATGAACAATGCCTATGGCGACAATGGCAAGAAGGCCATCAGCGCTGCAGCTCCCCCCAATGGGATCACCATCGTTGCCGAAGAAAAATTTGACGCGACAGACAATGATATGACGCCGCAATTGACGAATATCAAGAGCAGCGGAGCTCAGGCAGTCGTCGTATGGGCGATTCCGCCTTCGGCCTCCATCCTGACGAAGAACTATAAAGATCTTGGACTGACGATTCCGCTCATTCACAGTCATGGCGTCGGTAATCAAAAGTTCATCGAACTTGCCAAGGACGCTGCTGACGGAGTGATCCTTCCAATCGGCAAGCTTCCAGTGGCCGATCAGATTGCGGATTCTGATCCGCAGAAAGCAGTGCTTACAAGTTATATCAATGATTACCAAAACAAATACAATACCGCACCCAATTCATTCGGTGGTTATGCGGCAGATGCTTTAAGTCTCTTGGTCAAGGCGATCGAAAAAGCTGGTCCGGACCGCAGCGCCATTCGGGATGAACTGGAAAAAACGCAGGGACTTGTCGGCGTATCCGGGGTATTTAATATGTCTGAACAGAATCATAATGGCTTAAGCGAGGATTCCGCCGTTTTGGTTCAGATCGAAGACAGCAAATGGAAAATATTACAGTAA
- a CDS encoding branched-chain amino acid ABC transporter permease: MGEQLLQLLFSGLTLGSIYSIIALILVITYKVTGILNLALGEFLVIGALLTVSFKSMGMPLIAASLLAMVVVALLAGVLERLTINQARGASSLTMLIITIGISISLRGLALLIWGTDTYSLPSFTASGPIMAGGAALNPQSIWVFLLAAATLICVNTFFGRTYWGKAVKASVLSPIGAQLQGINLSTISLAAFVFSGALATAAGICIGPVTMVTYDMGFMLGVKGFIAATIGGLGSISGAVLGGLILGLLEAYSSGLISSGLNDAISIVILLAVLLIRPEGILGAISERKI; encoded by the coding sequence ATGGGAGAACAACTACTGCAGCTATTATTCAGCGGGCTTACGCTTGGAAGTATTTATTCCATTATTGCCCTTATCCTGGTCATCACCTATAAAGTAACAGGCATATTAAATCTAGCCCTTGGGGAATTTCTGGTTATCGGGGCACTTCTGACGGTCAGTTTCAAATCAATGGGGATGCCGCTAATAGCGGCCTCCCTTCTCGCCATGGTTGTTGTCGCTTTGTTGGCGGGGGTGCTCGAAAGGCTGACGATCAACCAAGCCAGGGGAGCCAGCAGCCTGACGATGCTGATCATTACAATTGGTATTTCCATATCCTTAAGGGGACTGGCTCTCCTGATCTGGGGAACGGATACCTACTCTCTGCCCTCCTTTACGGCTAGCGGACCAATCATGGCAGGCGGGGCGGCACTCAATCCTCAGAGCATCTGGGTATTTTTGCTGGCAGCGGCAACACTGATCTGCGTCAACACTTTTTTTGGACGGACGTACTGGGGAAAAGCAGTTAAAGCTTCCGTCCTCAGTCCCATCGGAGCCCAGCTGCAGGGGATCAATCTGAGTACGATTTCCCTAGCCGCATTTGTTTTTTCAGGTGCTCTGGCTACCGCCGCAGGAATCTGCATCGGACCGGTGACGATGGTCACGTATGATATGGGCTTTATGTTAGGCGTCAAAGGTTTTATCGCGGCAACAATTGGCGGATTGGGCAGTATATCCGGAGCTGTTCTGGGGGGATTAATCCTGGGGCTTTTGGAAGCCTACAGTTCCGGACTGATTTCCTCCGGGTTGAATGATGCGATCTCTATTGTGATTCTTCTTGCAGTCCTTTTA